The following coding sequences are from one Diabrotica virgifera virgifera chromosome 2, PGI_DIABVI_V3a window:
- the LOC126880259 gene encoding craniofacial development protein 2-like isoform X3 — protein sequence MEDNVKHFFENQLKIKISVPKIKEIKEKTYLIKVENFAQKLEIMKNKAKLTRGKYNQVYINNDLTQNERKIQQKLKEIAKQKIEERKTVKIGYQKLIINGQKWTWNTKSSELERDNANTKKLDKLTARKSKCKDHKETTRQEIGNDNGKQDKKNIWRLATWNIRGLNGKETELSYEFDKNKIEILGITETKKKGIGEIHLEGGHLLIYSGVPPEKRAAAGVGTIIKKEKVIKIQDWKGWSERIVALEMKDEQGEPQTIITAYGPDENEKKEIKEKFWTDLNIAIENSKGQIYVIGDFNGRVGIKDETVTDVIGRYGEEVRNDNGKRLIEFCVLNNLIVTNTHYQHKDIHKFTRQGPRESEKSIIDYILVERDNRKVIQDVRVRRGPEISSDHYLLEARIKNKNKKPQEHTKEKLNTNQSELTSSETKRLP from the coding sequence ATGGAagataatgtaaaacattttttcgaaaaccagttaaagataaaaatttctgtcccaaaaataaaggaaataaaggAGAAGACATACCTGATTAAAGTAGAGAATTTTGCACAAAAATTGGAGATaatgaaaaacaaagctaaattaACTAGGGGGAAATATAATCAAGTATATATAAATAACGACTTGACCCAAAACGaaagaaaaattcaacaaaaactgAAGGAAAttgcaaaacaaaaaatagaagaaaggAAAACCGTAAAAATTGGATACCAAAAACTTATAATCAATGGGCAGAAATGGACTTGGAATACAAAAAGCAGCGAATTGGAAAGGGATAATGCCAATACAAAAAAACTGGACAAATTAACTGCAAGGAAAAGCAAGTGCAAGGACCATAAGGAAACGACAAGGCAAGAAATAGGTAATGACAATGGCAAACaggataagaaaaatatttggagaCTAGCAACGTGGAATATCAGAGGACTAAATGGTAAAGAAACAGAATTGAGCTACGAGTTcgataaaaacaaaatagaaatattaggtattacagaaacaaaaaagaaaggaattgGTGAAATACACCTAGAAGGCGGTCATTTGCTTATATATAGCGGGGTTCCACCGGAAAAGAGAGCAGCTGCAGGAGTAGGtactataattaaaaaagaaaaagtaataaaaatacagGACTGGAAAGGCTGGTCAGAAAGAATAGTCGCTCTTGAGATGAAAGATGAACAGGGAGAGCCACAGACAATAATTACGGCATATGGACCCGATGAAAATGAGaaaaaagaaatcaaagaaaaattctGGACGGACCTAAATATAGCAATAGAAAACAGTAAAGGGCAGATTTACGTCATTGGAGACTTCAACGGAAGAGTAGGAATCAAAGATGAGACAGTAACGGATGTAATTGGAAGGTACGGTGAAGAAGTGAGAAATGATAACGGAAAACGGTTAATAGAATTCTGCGTACTAAATAATTTAATAGTAACAAACACACACTACCAACACAAAGACATACATAAATTTACTAGGCAAGGACCAAGAGAATCAGAAAAGTCAATAATTGATTACATACTAGTAGAACGCGACAATCGAAAGGTAATTCAAGACGTTAGAGTCAGAAGAGGACCAGAAATAAGTAGTGACCATTATTTGTTGGAAGctagaataaagaataaaaacaaaaaaccccAGGAACATACAAAAGAAAAATTGAATACGAATCAATCAGAACTTACAAGCTCAGAAACAAAGAGATTGCCCTAA
- the LOC126880819 gene encoding uncharacterized protein LOC126880819, with translation MTPEQKVKADELLSRAIYSSQAPLALIENIQWQKLFKFLRPAYQIPTRHLVSGPLLDSEHLRVKAMVSENIAGAHSVGLMVDGWSNIRNEAVLNFVVTTPKPFLFKIMPTGTAPHTAEYMAKTLGAVIREIGPRKVFGIVTDNAANMKAAWALIENDFDNNIFTYGCFARSLNLIFTDLKNLTSLKSFTAEAVALTKAIRQSHILSAWVKEKQNELKISCSVKLPLPTRWGSLVLCLQSLLANKQIIKRMAINEEVEKSVSKHPS, from the exons ATGACACCTGAACAAAAAGTAAAAGCCGATGAACTGCTTAGTCGGGCTATCTATTCAAGTCAAGCACCACTGGCTTTAATAGAAAATATACAGTGGCAGAAGTTGTTTAAATTTCTCAGACCTGCTTATCAGATACCAACCCGACACCTGGTATCAGGCCCACTATTAGACAGTGAGCACCTACGTGTAAAGGCTATGGTTTCGGAAAACATTG CTGGAGCACATTCTGTTGGACTAATGGTGGATGGATGGTCCAATATTAGGAACGAGGCTGTCCTAAACTTTGTTGTAACAACTCCAAAGCCATTCCTTTTTAAAATTATGCCCACAGGCACTGCACCTCATACTGCAGAATATATGGCAAAAACCCTTGGTGCAGTAATACGTGAAATCGGTCCCCGAAAGGTATTTGGTATAGTCACAGACAATGCAGCAAACATGAAAGCTGCTTGGGCCTTGATTGAAAATGATTTTGATAATAACATTTTTACCTATGGATGCTTTGCTCGTTCtcttaatttaatatttaccgaTCTCAAAAATTTAACAAGTCTGAAATCGTTTACTGCCGAGGCTGTTGCCCTTACAAAGGCCATCCGACAAAGCCACATATTATCTGCGTGGGTAAAGGAAAAACAAAACGAATTAAAAATAAGTTGCAGTGTTAAACTCCCATTGCCTACCAGATGGGGATCATTAGTTCTTTGTCTACAATCATTGCTTGCTaacaaacaaataataaaaaggaTGGCTAtcaatgaagaagttgaaaagtCAGTAAGCAAACAcccatcttaa
- the LOC126880270 gene encoding uncharacterized protein LOC126880270, translated as MVNTSLENVTKSPLLSKEEADTRAIFENRKKFAIYSVHFVANLLDPKYRGCELSSDEMTDATEVIYKVAQKMPDVDEAAVLADVVNFIAKEGLFKKAFLWNEDTIAAISPIAWWSGLCSNTALSKLAIRFLCERSFSSYSGIHTNKRNRLTNTRASKIVYVAHNLK; from the exons atggttaacACCTCATTAGAAAATGTCACTAAAAGTCCATTGTTATCCAAAGAGGAAGCAGATACAAGGGCAATTTTTGAAAATCGGAAGAAGTTTGCTATTTATAGTGTTCATTTTGTAGCTAACCTTTTGGATCCAAAATATCGTGGCTGCGAACTTAGCTCAGATGAGatg aCTGATGCGACAGAAGTCATATACAAGGTAGCACAGAAGATGCCAGATGTCGATGAAGCAGCCGTCTTAGCTGACGTTGTCAATTTTATTGCAAAAGAAGGACTATTCAAAAAGGCTTTTCTATGGAATGAGGACACAATTGCAGCTATCAGCCCTATTGCCTGGTGGAGTGGTCTTTGCTCAAATACCGCACTCTCCAAGTTGGCGATTCGTTTTCTATGTGAAAGATCCTTTTCTTCATATTCGGGAATTCACACCAACAAGAGAAACAGGCTGACCAATACTCGAGCGTCAAAAATCGTGTATGTGGCTCATAATTTAAAATGA